A region of the Methanofollis sp. genome:
CATTTCCAGAGCGGTCCCACGACAAATTATTTCCTGTTCGTCCAGAGACCGTGGATATTGCAGTAGATCCGGGTCTTTGCATTGACGTCGTCGACCGGGAAGACGGCCTCGGGGGCGTCGCCGGGCTTGAGCTTGTGGACATAGAGCTTGCGCCCCTTCCGCACCTCGACCCACTCGATATAGTGCTTCTCCTCCATCGGGTGCGGGACGCCGCCCACCTTCACCCTGATCCCTGTCTCCGTCTTCTCAAGGACTGGAACGTGCTTCTCCTTCCCGACGTCGGCGGTCTTCTCCTCCATCTTCACCATCGGCACTCCGCAGCAGACCAGCTGCCCGTCGCCGGCATGTGCGATCTTCGCGACATTCCCGCACTTTTCACATTTATAAACGTCCAGCAGTTCGGTCATCCGTGATCCTCCCCTCTACGGTTTGGTCACTATGCCCTCATGCTTCTTAACAATTGTGTCGGCGAGGTCGACGAGCGCGGAAA
Encoded here:
- a CDS encoding desulfoferrodoxin: MTELLDVYKCEKCGNVAKIAHAGDGQLVCCGVPMVKMEEKTADVGKEKHVPVLEKTETGIRVKVGGVPHPMEEKHYIEWVEVRKGRKLYVHKLKPGDAPEAVFPVDDVNAKTRIYCNIHGLWTNRK